AGGCAGAAGGAAATAGCGGGGTCCCCCCAGATATCTGCCTGCCTGACCCCAGCAAACAGCCGGGGCCACAGCTGGATGCCCGGAGCTTAGCAAAGTGCAGCCCCAACCAGGAACTTTCATTTCCTAAGAATAAGGGGGCCACTGGCTCACAAGAAAGTAAAGACTCCCTGTGGCCGCTTCCCTGTGAACAGAGAGGAGGGTTCCTCCCAGAACCCGGCACAGCAGACCAGCCCCACCGAGAGACCCCTGCTCCGGAAGCTTTTGGCAGCCCTGCTGTCCATCTGGCCCCTGACTTGGCATTTCAGGTTGACGGGGCTCCGCCTCTGGATGCCACCTGGCCTTTTGGTGCCAGTCACAGCCATACTGCCCAGGGACATTCTGCAAGCAGAGCAGATGGGCGCTGCTACCCGACGGCAGGGGCGCCTGACTTTGAGGGTAGTGAGTTTGCACCGGCAGAGGCCTCCTCATTGACTGCCCCCCGGGGCAGGGAGGCTTGGTTGGTCCCTGTGCCAAGTCCTGCTTGTGTGTCCAACACCCACCCCAGCAGGAGGTCCCAGGACCCAGCTTCGAGCCCCCTACATCAGCTCCCGCTCCGGGGGCCTGGAGCGGCTGACAGTGCAGATGGCATCCTGGGCTTGCAGGAACCGACACCTGCTGCCCAGAGCCCTCGGCGAGTGAACCTCTCAGGTCGCAAAGGGGGCACTGTAGAAGGAGGGAAGGTGGCCTGTGGCCCTGCCCAGGGCTCCCCAGGGGGTGTGCAGGTGACAACTCTCCCTGCAGTGACCAGACGTCAGCTGGGGCTGGAGGCAGATGGACATCAAGGCTTGCTTGGCCAGGCTGAGAAAACCCAGGGCCAAGGCAGAGGCAACCAGCTTCAGCCAGAGAACGGGGGGAGCCCAGGGGGGATGGATAACCACGCCTCAGTCAATGCCAGTCCCAAAACAGTGCTGGCCAGCCCCACCGAGGGTGCAGTCCTGCTGGAGAAGCACAAGGGAAGCAGGGCAGCCACGAGCCTTCAGGAGGAGGCCCAGCCCACCCCAAGCCCTCCATCCCCTGATAGGGAGTCCCTAGCACTGGTCTTAACAGCAGCCTACACCCAAAATGGATCTGAGGGCTGGACTCCAGAGAGGGCGTCCAGCGCTGGCCTGAACAAGCCACTGCTGGCTGAAGGGGATAACCCAACACCCTCTGTTGGGGACCTGACCGCCTGCGCCCCCTCACCCACTTCAGCCACCCCCATGCCCTGCAGCCTCGGGCCCCTCCCCCATAAAGACCCACCCACCTCGCCTTCCAGTGCCACCAAGGCCCAAGGTGGGCTGGGGGGGCAGCTGCCAGCATCTCCATCCTGCAAGGACCCTCCCGGCCCCCAGCACCTGCTGGCCTGTTCTCCTGCCTGGGCACCTCTGGAAGAGGCAGATGGTGTCCAAGCCACAACAGATACTGGAGCTGAGGATCCCCCAGTGGTTCCCCTGTCTTTGACAACAAGCCCCTGTGATCCCAAGGAAGCCCTGGCTCATTGCCTTCTCCAGGGTGAGGGCAGCCCCCTGGAAGACCCTTCCTCCTGGCATCCTGGCTCCATCAGTGCCATAACCTGCAGTCACAGCAGAGACGGCCCCAAAGACAGCACTGTAAGAATTCCGGAGGATTCCAGAGAAGAGAAGCCGCAGGAGTCTCCTGGCCAAGCCACCTCTCCTCCTCTGGCGGGAGCTGTCTCCCCCAGCGTGGCCATCGGGGCTGCTGGCCTGTCTAGCACTCCCACCAAAGATGAGGCACAGGCAGGCAGGGGGCTCCCAGGGCCAGACCCCCAGAGCAGGGGAGCCCCGCCCCACACCAACCCTGACAGGATGCCCAGGGGCCACTCCTCGTATTCTCCAAGCAAtactgcccacctcggccacaGGGAGGACCAGGTTGTCACAGCTGTGCCCACTGAGCCTCCCACACTACAGGGTACAGGGCCAGATTCCCCCGCCTgcctggaagctgaggtggggagCAGCAGCAAGGAGCCAGAGGACCCAGGGACCCCTGAGGCCGGGCGCTCTGGCGTTACCAAGATGCCCAGGGTCACCTGCCCTTCCACAGGACTCTCCTTGGGCAGAACCACAGCTCTAAGCAGCACAGCCAGTGACTTCCAGTCTGACTCCCCCCAAAGTCACAGAAATGCCTCCCACCAGACTCCCCAGGGGGACCCCCTCAGCCCCCAAGACCTCAAACAGAGGCCTCGTGGCTATAAAAAGAAGCCTGCGTCTACAGAGAATGGCCACTGGAAGGACCAAGCTCCACACGGACCTGTGACCTGTGAGGTCTGCGCAGCCTCCTTCCGCTCCGGGCCGGGCCTGAGCCGGCACAAGGCCAGGAAGCACCGGCCACACCCGGGAGCCCCCGCGGAGGCAAGCCCAGCGGCCTTACCTGCTCAGCAGCCTCTGGAGCCCCTAGCCCAAAAGTGCCAGCCCCCCAGGAAGAAAAGCCGCAAAGTGCCTGGGAAGGAGAGACCAAATCACTCACGGGGAGACCCCAGCCACGTGGCCCAGCCACCGCCTGCCCAGAGCCCAAAGGAGGTTCTCAGAACACAGGGGAACACAGGCTCCCCACATAGCCAGCAGCTGCAGCCTCCAAGCCCTACTGAGCATGGGGTGAATGTGAAGGCTCCGGCCTCCAAGCCCAGATCAGACCAGGCCAGGGAAGATGAGCTCCATCCCAAACaggtagagaaaagagaaggccGGAGGTGGCGCCGAGAACCCACCGTGGACTCCCCCAGCCACTCAGAGGGGAAGTCAAATAAGAAAAGGGGAAAGCCAAGAGGTAGAAGGCTCCGGGAGGAGAGCGCTCGTCCGGCCTCTTCTGATGCGATTTCAGATGGGCGCGGCTCCAGACCATCCCCTGCAACGGCCAGTTACGCAGCCCCTCTGAGCCACTGCCTCTCTCTGGAAGGAGGGCCTGAGACTGACAGGGAGCAGCCACCTCGCTTGACCACGCCGGGGCCTGGGGTGATGGAGGGTGCAGCGGAGACCGACCTGGAGGCTCTGTGTGCAGGGGAGACTGGCGTCCAGAAGCCACCTGGAGATCAGATGCTGCGTCCAGGGAGGATGGATGGTGCAGCTCTGGGGGAACAGCCAGCTGGGCAGAAGGGAGCCTTGGCAAGGGGGCTCTGGGGACTGAGAGAGACCAAGGCGTTGGGTGTGTGCAAAGCGTCTGGGAGTGAGCCTGCGGAGGACAGCAGTGGGGCCCACAGCAGATCAGAGGAAGGCATCTGGGAGGAGCACATGCCCACCTTGGGCCCCCTGGGTTTTCCCGAGACTTCCGGTTCTCCAGCGGATGGCACTACCAGCAGCTGCCTCCAGGGCCTCCCGGACAACCCAGATGCCCAGGGTGGAGTCCAGGGGCCTGAGGGCCCCACTCCTGATGCCTCCGGCTCCAGTGCCGAGGATCCTCCAAGCTTGTTTGATGATGAGGTCTCTTTCTCCCAGCTCTTCCCTCCGGGTGGCCGCTTGACTCGAAAGAGGAACCCGCGTGTCTATGGGAAGCGCTGTGAGAAGCCGGAACGCCCGCTGCCAACCCAGCCCAGCTTCGAGGAGGGCGGCAGCCCCACGCTGGGCCCAGCCGGCCTGCCCACGGACCTCAGCGACTCTGGTTCCCTCTGCCTCTGCCATGAGGACCCGTGGGAGGATGAGGATCCCACAGGTCTGCCCGAGTCCTTCCTCCTGGATGGGTTCCTCAGCAGCAGGGTGCCTGGCATTGACCCCTGGGCTCCCAGCCTCAGCCTGTGGGCCCTGGAGCCCAGCAGGGAAGCCAGTGCAGAGAAGCTGCCCTCTCACTGCCCCGAGGACGATCGGCCCGAGTCCATTCCTGAACTGCACATGGTCCCAGCGGCTTGGCGAGGCCTGGAGCTGCCGGCCCCTGCCGATGACTCCTCCTCTTCTGTCAGAGACGTGAGCCCCGAGCCCCCCAGCCTGGAGAGAGAACGCTGTGACAGTGGGCTTCCCGGGAACGCCCACCTGCTGCCGCTCCGGGCGGACTTTGAGGTGCTCACCACCAAGTTTGAAATGCAAGACCTGTGCTTTCTGGGACCCTTTGAAGACCCAGTGGGTCTCCCCGGCACCAGCTTCTTAGACTTCGAGGCCACGGCGAGCTCCCAGGGGCCACAGAGCCCAAGGACAGAGGAggctgcaggggcagggagggcCCAAGGCAGAGGCCGGCCGGCCAAGGGCAAGCGGGCCTCCTACAAGTGCAGGGTGTGCTTCCAGCGCTTCCGCGGCCTGGGTGAGCTGGACCTGCACAAGCTGGCCCACATGCCCGCGCCGCCGCCCACCTGCTACATGTGCGTGGAGCGCAGGTTCGGCTCAAGGGAACTGCTGCGGGGGCACCTGCAGGAGAGGCACGCGCAGAGCAAGGCAGGGCCCTGGGCGTGTGGCATGTGTCTGAAGGAGGTGGCCGACGTCTGGATGTACAACGAGCACCTGCGTGAGCACGCCGTGCGCTTCGCCCGCAAGGGGCAGGCGCGGAGGTCCTTGGGGGACCTGCCCAGAGGCCTGGAGGGCAGCAGCGCCATTGCCCACCTTCTGAACAGCATCATGGAACCCGCGCCCAAACCCCACAGGGGCAAGCGCTCCCTGGGCAAGGCCGCCAGGAGCCCGGGAGACCCGTCGGGGAAAGAGGGAGACGCCGGGAAAGAGAGCCCAGGCCAGAGGGCGAAACCCCGAGCGCGCAGCACCCCCAGCAACCCCGACGGGGCGGTGGCACCAGACAGCGCCCCTGCCAACGCCCTGGCTGACGCCGACAGCCCTGCGGCCTGCGAGAAGCCCGCTCCGGCCGGCAGCCCGGGCCTCCCCAAGACGACCCCCGGCCCGTCCCCCGACCCCGGGGCCGGCGGGGAGCCCCTCCTGCAAGCTGCCCCGGTGCACGAGGCCTGCAAGGACCCGTCCCGCGACTGCCACCACTGCGGGAAGCGCTTCCCCAAGCCCTTCAAGCTGCAGCGCCACCTGGCGGTGCACAGCCCGCAGCGCGTCTACCTGTGTCCGCGGTGCCCCCGGGTCTACCCCGAGCACGGGGAGCTGCTGGCACACCTGGGCGGGGCGCACGGGCTGCAGGAGCGGCCGGAGCTGCAGCACACGCCGCTGTACGCCTGCGAGCTCTGCGCCACGGTTATGCGCATCATCAAGAAGTCGTTCGCCTGCAGCTCCTGCAACTACACCTTCGCTAAGAAGGAGCAATTCGACCGCCACATGGACAAGCACCTCAGGAGAGGGCGGCAGCCCTTCACGTTCCGCGGCGTGCGGAGGCCGGGAGCGCCAGGGAAGAAGGCCCGGGCCCTCGAGGGCACACTGCCCAGCAAACGGCGCAAGGTGGCCATGCCCGGCAGTGCCCCCGGGCCCAGCGAGGACCGGCCTCTTCCCCGGGGAGGCAACCCCATCCTGACAGAGGGctccctcccagccctgctcCACCTCTGCCCAGAGGTGGCTCCCAGCACCACCAAGGGATGGCCTGAGACCCCAGAGAGGCCTGTAGACCCCGTGACCCAGATGATCAGTGGTTGCGATCTGCCATCCGACCGTCGGGAGTGTCCTCCGCCGTCTCTGTCTCCCTTCCCAGCTGCCTTGGCTGATGGCAGAGGGGAGTGTGCGCTAGACGGAGCCCTGAAGAGGCCAGAGAAGGAGGCTTCCCCAGGCAGCCCCAGGCCTCTTCTCCAGCAAGCTCTCCCTCTGGGGGCATCTCTGCCACGGCCGGGGGCCAGAGGCCAAGATGCGGAGGGAAAGAGGGCTCCTCTCCTGCTCTCAGGGAAACACAGGGCCCCCGGTGCCCATGGCAGATGTGCCCCTGACCATTTCCAGGAAGATCACACCCTGCTTCAGAAAGAGAAGGAGGTGTCCTCAAGCCACATGGTGTCTGAGGGGGGGGCCGGAGGCCCCTTCCACAAGGGCAGCACCACCAAGCCTGTGGGCTGTCAGAGCTCGTCAAAGGACAGGCCGGCAGCGTCCACCCCCAGCAAAGCACCCAAGTTCCCAGTGCACCCAAGGAAGGCGGTGGGGAGCCTGGCACCCGGAGAGCTGGCCCGTGGCACAGAGAATGGGACGAAGCCCGCCACCCCCAAAGCCAAACCAGGCCCCAGCTCCCAGGGCAGTGGAAGCCCTCGCCCCGGCACGAAGACGGGAGGTGGCAGCCAGCCCCAGCCAGCCAGTGGGCAGCTCCAGAGCGAGACAGCCACCACCCCAGCCAAGCCCAGCTTCCCCAGCCGGAGCCCTGCACCAGACAGGCTCCCCCCTCGAGCCCAAGCCAAGAGCTGCACCAAGGGGCCAAGGGAAGCTGGTGAGCAGGGGCCCCGCGGGAGCCCAGGTCccaaggagaagggagagagcagTATGAAGAGGAAAAAGGGCCAGGTCCCAGGACCAGCCAGGAGTGAAAGTGTGGGGGGCTTCGGGAGAGCCCCCTCGGCCGCTGACAAGCCCCCCCGT
The genomic region above belongs to Chlorocebus sabaeus isolate Y175 chromosome 5, mChlSab1.0.hap1, whole genome shotgun sequence and contains:
- the ZNF469 gene encoding zinc finger protein 469, which gives rise to MPGERPRGAPPPTMTGDLQPCQVASSLERPSQPPLGDNTPASRTTKDAREAGGRAQDMELPEVQPRQARDGEPKPPPLRGQALSSTPGNGGSPQTPPGRSPLQAPSRLVGRAEGSPPQCYSLSIASSRTKPILDETPENPQLEAAQLPEAEALGTGTPLRPGPPRTEAQSTAEELGFHRCFQETPSSFTSTNYTSPSATPRPPAPGPPQSRGTSPLRPGSYPEFQASGADSWPPAAENSFPGANFGVPPAEPEPIPKGSRPGGSPRGVSFQFPFPALHGASTKPHCMGPAQNPANVAGHAFTDGPLVFAFHQPQGAWPEEAVGTGPAYPLPTQPAPSPLPCYQGQAGGLNPHSNLSGALSPPGAAHSAPRPFSDSLHKSLTKILPERPPSAQDGLGSTRGPPSSLPQRHFPGQAYGASGVDTSPGPLDTELAAPGPPPARLPQLWDPTAAPYPTPPGGPLAATRSVFFNGQPSPGQRLCLPQSAPLPWSQVLPTTGPSPHGMEMLSRLPFPAGAPEWQGSSQGALGTAGKTPGPGEKLPAVRNSPGGSPVLFTYNGMTDPGAQPLFFGVAQPQVSPHRTPSLPPPRVVGASPSESPLPSPATNTAGSTCSSLSPMSSSPANPSSEESQLPSSLGPPAFFHPPTHPQETGSPFPSPEPPHSLPTHYQPEPAKAFPFPADGLGAEGAFQCLEETPFPHEGPEVGPGGLQGFPRVPPPYPTHHFSLSSASLDQLDVLLTCRQCDRNYSSLAAFLAHRQFCGLLLARAKDGHQRSPGPPGLPSPTAAPKVPDDAHPGLLNHTKTFLLAGDAQVEGKDDPLRTGFLPSLAATPFPLPASDLDMEDDAKLDSLITEALNGMEYQSDNPEIDSSFIDVFADEEPSGPRGPSTGQPPKTKAGVTPENKAPPPLPAATPDPQTPRPGDRGGPARGRPKTRSLGLAPIEADAPSQGRQQRRGKQLKLFRKDLGTASAAEGSGGGSRASGLRPRRKGSLGERPPPRPRGLRTQGPEGRADPAPQSRGAAALPEETRSSQRLRLPPKKDPRKRKARGGTWGKELILKIVQQKNKRYRRLGLGRQAGRRSSRAAERPQPGAEDRRLREYDYASESEEDEPPPQRGPGFRGRRCRGEKRKEVDSTPGPREDGGQQKPRKTVRQEAGGDRAPPNPEEPGRPRPGPGRSPQAHGPSRSLEAGAAARERGPKCADRPSVAPKDPLQVPTNTETPEETPPSLDLPQEAKEPEIAKESPPDTAEFTEPLPSPPAACVGESRGLLTPEQPQPSRHDACTPKLSGSLATTAPHGSSPTPGVGSLLGGPGCTQAPVSHNSEDPTAHQPGEFLAPMANPSSTACPKPSVLSSKISSLGYDPAGFNGDSLGVPVAKKGPQSYSSPHSELFLGPKDLAGCFLEELHPKPSATDAPPASSSCLCQDGEDAGSLEPQLPKRPPGMAETDPGRAVSPLTLESTSLFPDLPVDRFDPPLYGSLSANRDPQLPFACADPPQKTPPLDPPYPSFLLLEEVSPMLPSHFPDLSGGKVLSKTCPPERRVAPSAPPLPGKGSRCNVALVSHLSEDELEIQKLVTELESQLQRSKETHGAPRELGEAESVGRVELDTGTEPPSQPHTCQATAPHRDTFSAADLRGVGESTAHREGAETAVATVEGVQGRPRGTWPCPASFNPGEAALLPSAQEDLVSGAPFSPRGANFHFQPVQKARASRTGLSQAEGNSGVPPDICLPDPSKQPGPQLDARSLAKCSPNQELSFPKNKGATGSQESKDSLWPLPCEQRGGFLPEPGTADQPHRETPAPEAFGSPAVHLAPDLAFQVDGAPPLDATWPFGASHSHTAQGHSASRADGRCYPTAGAPDFEGSEFAPAEASSLTAPRGREAWLVPVPSPACVSNTHPSRRSQDPASSPLHQLPLRGPGAADSADGILGLQEPTPAAQSPRRVNLSGRKGGTVEGGKVACGPAQGSPGGVQVTTLPAVTRRQLGLEADGHQGLLGQAEKTQGQGRGNQLQPENGGSPGGMDNHASVNASPKTVLASPTEGAVLLEKHKGSRAATSLQEEAQPTPSPPSPDRESLALVLTAAYTQNGSEGWTPERASSAGLNKPLLAEGDNPTPSVGDLTACAPSPTSATPMPCSLGPLPHKDPPTSPSSATKAQGGLGGQLPASPSCKDPPGPQHLLACSPAWAPLEEADGVQATTDTGAEDPPVVPLSLTTSPCDPKEALAHCLLQGEGSPLEDPSSWHPGSISAITCSHSRDGPKDSTVRIPEDSREEKPQESPGQATSPPLAGAVSPSVAIGAAGLSSTPTKDEAQAGRGLPGPDPQSRGAPPHTNPDRMPRGHSSYSPSNTAHLGHREDQVVTAVPTEPPTLQGTGPDSPACLEAEVGSSSKEPEDPGTPEAGRSGVTKMPRVTCPSTGLSLGRTTALSSTASDFQSDSPQSHRNASHQTPQGDPLSPQDLKQRPRGYKKKPASTENGHWKDQAPHGPVTCEVCAASFRSGPGLSRHKARKHRPHPGAPAEASPAALPAQQPLEPLAQKCQPPRKKSRKVPGKERPNHSRGDPSHVAQPPPAQSPKEVLRTQGNTGSPHSQQLQPPSPTEHGVNVKAPASKPRSDQAREDELHPKQVEKREGRRWRREPTVDSPSHSEGKSNKKRGKPRGRRLREESARPASSDAISDGRGSRPSPATASYAAPLSHCLSLEGGPETDREQPPRLTTPGPGVMEGAAETDLEALCAGETGVQKPPGDQMLRPGRMDGAALGEQPAGQKGALARGLWGLRETKALGVCKASGSEPAEDSSGAHSRSEEGIWEEHMPTLGPLGFPETSGSPADGTTSSCLQGLPDNPDAQGGVQGPEGPTPDASGSSAEDPPSLFDDEVSFSQLFPPGGRLTRKRNPRVYGKRCEKPERPLPTQPSFEEGGSPTLGPAGLPTDLSDSGSLCLCHEDPWEDEDPTGLPESFLLDGFLSSRVPGIDPWAPSLSLWALEPSREASAEKLPSHCPEDDRPESIPELHMVPAAWRGLELPAPADDSSSSVRDVSPEPPSLERERCDSGLPGNAHLLPLRADFEVLTTKFEMQDLCFLGPFEDPVGLPGTSFLDFEATASSQGPQSPRTEEAAGAGRAQGRGRPAKGKRASYKCRVCFQRFRGLGELDLHKLAHMPAPPPTCYMCVERRFGSRELLRGHLQERHAQSKAGPWACGMCLKEVADVWMYNEHLREHAVRFARKGQARRSLGDLPRGLEGSSAIAHLLNSIMEPAPKPHRGKRSLGKAARSPGDPSGKEGDAGKESPGQRAKPRARSTPSNPDGAVAPDSAPANALADADSPAACEKPAPAGSPGLPKTTPGPSPDPGAGGEPLLQAAPVHEACKDPSRDCHHCGKRFPKPFKLQRHLAVHSPQRVYLCPRCPRVYPEHGELLAHLGGAHGLQERPELQHTPLYACELCATVMRIIKKSFACSSCNYTFAKKEQFDRHMDKHLRRGRQPFTFRGVRRPGAPGKKARALEGTLPSKRRKVAMPGSAPGPSEDRPLPRGGNPILTEGSLPALLHLCPEVAPSTTKGWPETPERPVDPVTQMISGCDLPSDRRECPPPSLSPFPAALADGRGECALDGALKRPEKEASPGSPRPLLQQALPLGASLPRPGARGQDAEGKRAPLLLSGKHRAPGAHGRCAPDHFQEDHTLLQKEKEVSSSHMVSEGGAGGPFHKGSTTKPVGCQSSSKDRPAASTPSKAPKFPVHPRKAVGSLAPGELARGTENGTKPATPKAKPGPSSQGSGSPRPGTKTGGGSQPQPASGQLQSETATTPAKPSFPSRSPAPDRLPPRAQAKSCTKGPREAGEQGPRGSPGPKEKGESSMKRKKGQVPGPARSESVGGFGRAPSAADKPPRTPRKQATPSRVLPTKTKPNSQNKPRPPPSEQRKAEPGHTHRKDRLGKAFPQGRPLLRTPKRGRAVHGAEPAEPHTHRTAEAQSDLLSQLFGQRLTGFKIPLKKDASE